The Lycium ferocissimum isolate CSIRO_LF1 unplaced genomic scaffold, AGI_CSIRO_Lferr_CH_V1 ctg21062, whole genome shotgun sequence DNA segment CCACAGAGATTAGAGGTTTCTTGGGTTAAGAGGgatactatagaagatttgtagagggtgTTTCCTCTATTTTCGCTTTATTGACCAAGTTGACCTAgaagaacaccaaattctaGTAGTTGAATGCTTGTGAGAaaagtttccaagagctaaaaagTAAGTTGACTTCTACTCCAATATTGACCCTACCAGAGGGAACTGATGGATTAGTAGTATATTGTGATACTTCAGGAGTTGGTCTTTGATGTTTTTGATGAAACATGGGAAGGTAGTAGCTTATGCTTCCAGACAGCTTAAGAGTCACCAGAAGGGTTATCTGGCTCACAATTTAACGTTAGCAGCAATGGTGTTAGCCATAAAGATTTGGCGTCACTATTTATATCGAGTTCATGTCGATATCTTCACATATCATAAGAATCTCCAATATACTTTCAAGAGGAGGGAGTTCAACATTTTACAGAGAAGCTGGCTTGAGTTACTCAAGCATTATGATATCGATATTCTCTATTATCCAGAGATAGGGAATGTGGTAACAGATGCTCTTAGTCATGATCCATGGAAATTTTAGCCCATTtagaagaaagcaaaaaaaaaaaaaatttgccaaGGGAAGTTCACCGGTTAGCAAACCTAGGATTTCAACTCCTGGACTTTGAAAAAAGTGGTGTGGTTGTTTAGAATAGAGCTAAGTTCTTCTTAGTAGTAGAAGTAAAGGAGAAACAGTTTGATAAAACCTTCTTGTCACAACTAGGGAAggaattcacaagcataagacgacaGTTTTTGAACTAGGGgggatgatggtaccttgaggtaccaaCGTAGATTATGTGTTCTGAATATAGTTTGACTTTAAGAGAGGATTATTGTAGAGGCGCACAGTTCAAGGTGTTCTATCCATCCAGGTTTTACAAAGATGCATCATGAATTTAAAGAGGTTTATtagtggaatgatatgaagaagaatgtagcgGATTTTGTGGCTATGCGTCCGAATTGTCAACATGTAAAGCCGAACATTAAAGGCCCGATGGGTTAGCTTAGAATATAGAAATTCTAGTATGGATTTGAGAGATGATAAGTATGGAATGTGTGATAGGTTTACCTCGCTCATTCTGGAAacatgattcgatttgggtgattgtagaCCGACTTATTAAGTACGCTCTTTTGGGGCCCGTTAAAGCTACTCTTCGACAAAGGGTTACGTTGAGCTGTATATTCAAGAAATTATGAGACTTCGTGGAGCTTAAGTGTCCATTATATCTGATCGATAAGGCTCAGTTCACGACAAActtttggaagtcctttcaa contains these protein-coding regions:
- the LOC132043104 gene encoding uncharacterized protein LOC132043104 translates to MAAPGGWMKKMFKHDEIEGFNSKITRTIRIREYNIIKLLREGIIVKRLDEVVAYASRQLKSHQKGYLAHNLTLAAMVLAIKIWRHYLYRVHVDIFTYHKNLQYTFKRREFNILQRSWLELLKHYDIDILYYPEIGNVVTDALSHDPWKF